AGCACAAACCTTGTAACAGCATTCACCGGAGACAGCCGCAATCGGCTGATACTGGACTCTCCGGCGTGCATTGCTTTTCAGGTTCTCGTATCCTCTCGGACCGCGTATTTTCGTATTTGAGGCTGTTCAAAAGTCGAAATTTACCCCAGATCGTGCCACGAATTTGTCATCGTCCTGTTGGCATCATTGTAGGGGCGGGCCTGGTGTCCGCCCAAATCAGGGTAGGCACTAGGCCTACCCCTACAAAAATACCGAATCGTGGCACGATTTGTTGTGTGTTCGAGAATTTTGAGACACTTTCATTTTTCCGGTCCGCTAGAACCTGAATCGAAGTCCTCTTGATTGCGATTCAGTTTTTTTTCGCACGCTAGCTTCCACCACGACCTTGTCGCCGGCCTTTAACTCATTCGTGAAGATCTGAATCCCCTCGATTCCTACAATTCCCACTTTGACAAGTATTGGTTTAATGTTGTTTCCATTTTCCAATTTCCACAATCGACGCTCTCCGGGTTTCAGCTCGGGCAGATTCGTAGGACCGACTATAGATTCCGAAGGGATGAAACGAAGCGCCTGATCCGGGACGATTAGAGCTTCCGGGACTTCGGTCAATCGGATGCGGACATTTGCGGTCATGCCTGGCCGGAGTCTCAGGTCCTTGTTTTCCACGTCCAATATCACGTTGTACGTGACCACGTTCTGTTCGATTTTGGGGTCGTTGCGGATCTGAGTTACTTCAGCAGCGAATTCCGTGTCGGGAAATGCCGGCACCGTGAACGTGGCCAATTGTCCGGTTTTCACTCTGCCGATATCCGCTTCGTCAACGTTGGTATGTACCTGCATGCGGGTAAGATCTTCGGCAATCTTGAAAAGAACGGGAGTTTGAAAGCTTGCAGTAACGGTCTGGCCGACATCCATATTGCGGGCAACTACTATTCCATCAACCGGAGCCTCTATGCGCGTGTATCGGAGTTGCAGTTCTGCTTCCTTGAGCTTGGCTTCAGCCTGAGAGACCTTTGCTTTATCCACCAGCACCTGAGCCTTTGCAGCATCGGCTTTAGTTTTTGCCGCGTCGTATTCTTGCTGGCTGATGGAGCTCTTTCCAATCAGGGTTTCTTTTCTCGCCAATGTCCTGAGTTCGTCTTCCAGGGTGACTTCCGATTTGACGAGATTCGCCTGCGCGGACATCAGGTCTGCCTTTGCCTGTTCGACTTTTGCTGCATAGGTGTCAGGATCGATGAGTGCTACGAGCTGATCTTTCTTAACTTCGGACTCGAAATCGGCATACAATGTTTTAATGGTTCCGGAGACCTGGCTTCCCACCAGAACTTCAACCAATGGCTTCAGCGTACCGCTGGACGTGATCTCAGCTTTGAGCGTGCCCCGCTGAACCGGCGCAGTCATGTATTTGACTTCCGGTTCTTCTTTCGATGAACCGTTGTACACGAAATAGATCCCAACGAGTGCAGCGATGATGACCAGAACGATGATTGCTCTCTTCAACTTTTTCTCCATAAATCGCCAAGCGGTTCGAATGGAAAACAATTCAGTGAAGAACAGATGCGACCTCAAGAGTATACCACTTCTCAGGAATTATGACCTGTTGCTGTTGCCAAACTGTTACGACAATGGCAAGATTCTCAAGCACCTGATCTCGTGATATTTGTTCTTGGGGTTTACATGTTTATAGACAGTCTAAGAACGAAAGGTTTCATTATAATTTGTGCATTATTGTGCCTCGGGATAGTGGGCTCTGCAATACTTGAGGTGTCCGGGGCAGACATCGATTTGACGAGCTGTTTTTACCGAGCCGGCGGTGCCAATGGCGGCTGGACCCTCGGAGCAACTTCTCCCTGGAAACAGCTCTACAGGTACGGCGAATATTCTGTGGTTGCATTCGCTCTGGGTGTGCTCGTTCTGCTGATCGCATCTTGGAAAGGACGGGTTCGGCGAGAATATACCAAACCTGCACTCGTGGTGATTCTGACGGTCATAATCGGCCCGGGAATTCTGGTGAATGGGATCCTCAAAGAGTATTGGGGCCGTCCGAGGCCGGTTGATACCATAGAA
The sequence above is a segment of the Desulfomonile tiedjei DSM 6799 genome. Coding sequences within it:
- a CDS encoding efflux RND transporter periplasmic adaptor subunit; the protein is MKRAIIVLVIIAALVGIYFVYNGSSKEEPEVKYMTAPVQRGTLKAEITSSGTLKPLVEVLVGSQVSGTIKTLYADFESEVKKDQLVALIDPDTYAAKVEQAKADLMSAQANLVKSEVTLEDELRTLARKETLIGKSSISQQEYDAAKTKADAAKAQVLVDKAKVSQAEAKLKEAELQLRYTRIEAPVDGIVVARNMDVGQTVTASFQTPVLFKIAEDLTRMQVHTNVDEADIGRVKTGQLATFTVPAFPDTEFAAEVTQIRNDPKIEQNVVTYNVILDVENKDLRLRPGMTANVRIRLTEVPEALIVPDQALRFIPSESIVGPTNLPELKPGERRLWKLENGNNIKPILVKVGIVGIEGIQIFTNELKAGDKVVVEASVRKKTESQSRGLRFRF
- a CDS encoding phosphatase PAP2 family protein, yielding MFIDSLRTKGFIIICALLCLGIVGSAILEVSGADIDLTSCFYRAGGANGGWTLGATSPWKQLYRYGEYSVVAFALGVLVLLIASWKGRVRREYTKPALVVILTVIIGPGILVNGILKEYWGRPRPVDTIEFGGQQRYRRVLQPGTPGNGKSFTCGHCAMAFSVVSGAAFYPLHPTAAVTMVAVGTAYGIVMGVARIAQGGHFPTDVLWSGILVCVVIVFLYYFVFRIPEL